From the genome of Salvia splendens isolate huo1 chromosome 7, SspV2, whole genome shotgun sequence:
TTTGACTAATACTGCTATTTTTccctttttattctttttataatCTATGTCATCTTTGATCGGCGAGTGTTTCATCTCTATGCTCTGCTTGAAGATTGTGTTAAAGCATCCTTGTTTTATGGCTTATTCTGCTCTTATATCTTTCCAGGATCAACTGAAACAGGTTGCACAGAGTGAGAGGCTAGCTGTTAACATATCTAACATTGTCAATCTGATCCTTTTCATTGCAAAAGTGTATGCTTCACTTGAGAGCAGATCTTTAGCTGTCATTGCATCAACCATGGATTCTTTCCTTGACCTCTTATCTGGGCTGATCTTGTGGTTTACATCGCATGCTATGAAAAATCCAAACCAGTATCATTATCCAATTGGAAAGAAAAGGATGCAACCAGTGGTAAGATTTGGCATCTGCTTCATAGTAACATACTTGTTATAGGGCATATTAGCTAACAAGATGAGCTGTTTTACAAAGATATGACTCCTTTAATTGAGTGTGTCTTTTACAGGGCATCATTGTTTTTGCTTCTGTCATGGCAACACTGGGATTGCAAATTATACTGGAGTCTGTTCGGCAACTCATATCAAAGATATTTCATCTTTAAAGAATTGTATTAGCTCTAGTTCTCTAAATTGGTTTACGCCAACAATTTTTATTCTCGTGGAACAGACTGGCCCTGAGATGAACCATAACCAAGAGATGTGGATGATAGGCATCATGGTATCTGTAACTGTAGTGAAGTTTGCACTTATGGTTTATTGCCGCCGATTTAAGAATGAGATTGTGAGTGCCTATGCTCAAGATCATTTCTTTGATGTCATCACCAACTCTGTCGGATTAGCCACTGCTGTTTTGGCGGTCCGTTTCTACTGGTGGATAGATCCTACAGGAGCCATGATTGTGAGTACACTCAATTAGCATTTAATTTCCAATGCAGGCAAAAACATCCATTCTGTCATTATGCATGCCGTAGTTGGAATCAGATTCATGGTTATTAGGctttatatatgttctaagtTGCCAATGCTATTCTATTTGACTATATGTTTCATCAGATTGCACTCTACACAATCAACACTTGGAGTAGGACTGTGTTTGAAAACGTGGGGTCGCTAATTGGAAGAACAGCACCTCCAGATTTCCTCACGAAATTGACTTATCTGATATGGAATCATCATGAGGAAATCCAGCACATTGACACAGTAAGGGCATACACATTACTTTGTGGAGGTCGACATTGTGCTGCCGCAAACTATGATGCTGGGCGAAGCACATAATATTGGCGAAACGCTACAAGAAAAGCTGGAGCAACTGTGTGAGGTGGAGAGAGCATTTGTTCACATTGACTTTGAGTTCACTCATAGACCGGAGCACAAGACCAAAGTCTGAGCAGCTAATACTTTAAAACCCTCAGCCTTTGAGTTAACTATACTTTAGTATTCGTTAAGGTGTTAAAACTTGTTTTTGTCTATTAATTCATCAAGTTTATAGTATAGCGCTTCTACATTTTCTTCCCTTGCCGGAtttgatggaaaaataaattatgaagatAAAAATTTCTTTATACTATGCCCCATTTTGATGAGGGGTAGtgaataaaaaattgtttttccTAGTATCACTAACTACTGAGTATAAGTTGTCAGATTAAGAATCTTGGCTTAATGGCTTTCAATCCTGACAATTCGTGTTGCTGCAAACTACGAAATCTTTACACCTAGATTTGTAATGATAAACGGTTGTAATTTTCAagtttttagagcatccaccgTCCATGCTCTCCGGATCCGCTTTTACTCATTTTTTACACACTCCTCTTCCGCAAGATCACAACACCCACATTTATACTCTTTCTGCAagaacatgctcaagggtccaaccattctattattcgaaatatgcattaaaaatggagatattattataaattactaaaaagttaaaaattatataattaaaatcataaaaattaaaaattacataattaaaatccaaaaacttgaggttgagagagttgtttggtgtagtgtgattttttgtgttgaaatggagatatttatagataaaagtgtgaattttgggataaaaataatgaataaacaaaattaaaagtgtggaaaaaatggatatattttattgagaagtgggaaaaaaattatttattaaatctgaaattttcaattttttggatttttttaaaaaatgataaaccaacgGCTAATTAGAGCATGTCACGTCGGCTGCATgtgctcttgccgttggcaTGGCGGTGCGGTTGCTAtcaagcacgtccgtgccgaAGGCAAGAGTGCAGCGGTGAACACGGATgtgctcttgccgttggcaAGAGTTTCGATGCGAATGCTCTTATGgtaatttattgaataaattacACTAAATTTATACACACGAATGCCAAGGCTTTCCTCCGATTCCTACGACAAACTAACCAATTTGAttacaaaaccaaaaaaaaattggttttaAAAATGTTGAAATTAACAATCTTCCATTAACACGGTAATAACATCTGGATCCTAAATTATTTAgcatgcacatcaaatgtcaacaacttatagttgacattatatgtgttgtatagttgacatgaattgtatatgtagttgacattatatgtgtgtagttgacatgaattgcaCATATGGTTGACATTATATGtttagttgacatgaattgtatctgtagttgacaaaaaaattttaaaaaataaaaaaaataaaaaaagtatttattgaataaaatgtaccatgaaattaccattctaccttttcataattaattaatctaaaaatattttccatgtggcaaattctgaaccactcatttaataaaaatgagtagctgataatgcatctcaattctcaattaggctaaaaaatctaattgatcacaacccattactagtataaattactccatcccataaaatagTGTAATTTTTTCTATTATGAAATATTTCACATAATAATGCACGTCTTTTATttaactttccattttaacaaaaaattaataatatactagtagagtataattttcaattatgaaaAGATAATTAGATAAACATGTCACCCCATTgctaaagtaaaaaaaatcaaaattattccACCCTGCGGAAGGGTATTGTTGTAAATTGCATGCTGATGACCCTGGCTACCGTCAACTCTCGAAAGAATCGGCGAGCCAATTGGAATGAAAAGAGGATCTCCATATATGCGTTGCATATAGCGACTATGTTCTGGAATTTAACATTTTTCCATCAACATAAAAACAGAGATGATGAAGTCGTCATCTTTTTTCTAATTTCAACACAAGAATAATAGCCCCATACTTTTTGTGATATTCATGGTATGTTAGCAACGGTACATCCCACCAACAACTAttgtggtgttcggtttgcaatattatatccgggattaaatttgtaatgtgtttggttcatgagattcaacgccacaactcaatcctagatgaattatcatgaaataattagtcatagctaatccactatgactaaaataatctcacaactcaatcctaaattgTATTTCTATTATTTTATGTTGGAAATCGAACACCACCTATGTTTACATAATACATACACACTGTTGTGATACAACTTCCTGCATGAAAGAAAACAACCCGACTCAACATTATTATTTGGGACAATAATCTTAGCAAGCAATTAAGGGAGAGGTTAAGTAAGAGAAAAGACATACATCGCGGTCGAGCAGGGAGAGAGGCATATCATCTATCATGAAGGAAGCCTGTCCAGAGGCTTTATAGTTGCAGAAACCTTGGAGCGGTCGAGCTTTGCATATTTCTCAGAAGTGACCTTCAACACAGATGTTTTGGCTGCTTTGTGAAACTTGAGTATCATCTCCGCACAACCCCTGCACAATTCCAAACTCTTAAGATAAGAGAAAGCCTAATAATTTAAATCCCCTCAATATCCAACAGAGTCTACCTGATTTGGGATTCTTCATAACGTGTATGTTTCGTTAGTAGTGGAGTCCATCGCGGACTCAATCCCATTGTGCATCGTGCAACAAAGATTGCAGATGCACAGAGCATTGAGGGCTTGTAGTTCAAGGCTTCATATTCGACTAAGCATAGCTCAATGAGGTAAAAAGCAAATCGTTCAAGCTGGCGCACAAATAGAAAGTGATGGTTAGTTACTCTACTTGATTGAAGAAACACTATTGCACAAATCTTACTGTATACCTTTGTGTCAGATTGAGCTGCCTTGAGAAATCTGAGCATGAAAACGTAGGCAGTTGGTTGGTTAAGACGGAACTTCAATTTCTTCAAAATTGTCTTTTCCTGTAACTCACAAGTTGGTACaaatttaatatactatatttgtaaatagaaaataatgtTGTTCAAGCAATCAATAAAGAGAGCTGCCTGCACTCACCATTTTTAGCATTTGATCCTTAGTATATGACTCTGCTGAGATGCTTATTAAGTCAGTAACCTGTGGTTACCAAGAAATCGTGAGATAAGTTTTCTACTTAATGAGAGTTTTACAGTCTGAGATTGAATGCATGAAAATATTACCCGGGGATGCCAAAAGTCTTCATATTTGGATGCTAACAGGAGAGCAGTAAGGCCCACTAACTGCATTTCGCTCTTCTTAATGCAGTCGATGGAGAGGTATCGATCTAAGAGGGTAACAGTGAGGAAAAGTGTTTCCTCCATCAACTCAAACCTTTGATGAACCTGCAACCAAATGGTTGTGAGAGGGAAACCAGAAGGTGCAGAAACCACTAAAAGACAAGCAATGATGTTGATAAGAATGAGACCTCGATAAGCCAATTGATTAATATACCACGCATTTGTGGTGCAATATCTTTTTGTGTTTCCAAGTAGGTCTTCAGGGAAGGATTCTGTGCCTGCAAAAGGTTTCAGAGAACGACTTTATAAGAAATGCAAAAAAGTTATAAACTAGTAAAATGATGAAAAAGTAGGATTGTGGTCCACCTCCATAACCCAATAGTATTCGTATATATCATCAACGTAATCAGAAACTTCAAGATGGTTATGATCATCATATATATCTGGTAGAGTTTCCAGGGGTGTAACTTTACTACATTCTTTAAGCAACTGCAAAAGTGACCATCATCAACTATCAAGTTGGCAAGCAAATTTTAGAGGTATTGATTACATGGATACTAAAAAAACCTTTGATCTGGACATCAGTGACGAAATAAATGAATTCCTGCGATCAGATCTTCTCCTTTGAACACTAGTGCTAGAAATATCCTCCTCATGGACAGGTTCAACTTGGGATACAACAGAAGGAATGTTTTTGGATACAGAAACCTTGTCCTCCTTTCTCTTGGATAAATCTCCTAGTCGAGAAGTCACTTTCTTTACAGTGGTTATCTGGATTGGTTTCAAATTTCTTCGAGTGCTGAGAGCTGTAATTGTTCTTTCTCCAGTCAGCTGGAATTTCAGTAACAGAAAATTTTCTCAGTAAATCTGTAATACTATGCAGGAACTTCTTAAAACTCCAACCAGAAACTAACTACATGTTTTTCATTTCATTGTAGCATTGATATAAATGTATTttgcttttgaatttttaaatagAGGAATAAACACATATCCATATATTTCAGTATCATACTATCATAATCAGAAGTTGTTTAAGAGACCATAAATATAGCTGTCATCATTATTATCCATTCTCAGGTTAGTTTATTTTgagtaaaaaaatactatatgtaagaagaaaatgaattaattgaATCTAGCAAGTGACCAATCAAACAAATAACTAGTGTAATAACAACACAAATTTGGAAgctgaaaagaagaaaaaccaTATAAGGGTTCACTTACTTTGATAGATTTCCTAGATCTTACTCCGGCTTCCACTTTGGTTTCAGCTCTCGGTGGCCTGAAAACAACACGCCGCATAGAAAAATAAGGCAAAAAAGAAAACAATGCGCATAATGAAAACATAACCAATGTTAAAAACTCACAGACTCTACCTTAGAGAATTTCATTgctttaaagaaaaatctgtcAGTTGAGTCTAAATACTGACACATTAGGTTTCACGAACATGCTACTATGAAAACCTGACCAGACAAATATAAAAACCAACTCCAAAAACTGTTTTAGAGGAAGTCAAGCATCATATCCCCATTGAAGAACATGAATCACACAAGTCATAAAGACTAGATGAGGGAATGGTTCATATTTAGAGTGCGTATGATTTTTAGAGGCACATTAAAGCATTAAAGTACTGTCAGTCCACAACTGCACATTTTCCACATTAAATCCATTTGTTATATGCTGACAGATATTCTCCTTCTTACTAAGTTTCTTCTCTCTCCCAGACaagtgtatatatatgtgatgTAGAGATATAACTACAAGGCGGAAGAATCTGGTACATCGGGTAACAccaccaagaaaaaaaaatacagctTCTTCCAAGTGAATAGGCGCCCCCCATAAAATGGGTAGAATTagtaacttactgaattcagaagcttaaaaatgtcaaaaatAATCTAATTTCTTGTATGACGTATGACGTACATTGATCTGAAGCCATCACTAACTCTACTCCCCCAAGGACGGCGGCTAGGATTGCTCGGTTTTGGTGCAACACTTGCCCTAGAGTTGGTGTTAACTGAATTCACAAAAAGTTTACAAATATTGATTAGTAATACACTCATGAGTCTGTCAAAGAAATACCAAATTAAGCCTGATAGAAAGCTCACCAGGGAATCCGTATTTTACCCTAAAGTTACTTGACCTCTCAGAATTTCCCTGTTGTTGCAACAAAGAAAAGGGACTACATCACACTTGCAGCTTATCAAGTCACAAGACAATATAAAGTCAGATGGTATAACATCAAAACCTTTGTTGTGCCACTTGTTTCTACTCTGCTGGCCTGCTTTATTGCTGGCAATGATTTCCTATTAAACCATCATAAACAACAAAAACAGGAACATAAATACCAGTGAAATCAAATACATTTAAAATGCAATAGAAATTAGTAGGAGCTTAAACCTTGTCAGAATAGTATTTCTAACTGATTTCCTGAAaccaaaaggaaaggaaaaaaaactcCTTAAAAAACATGCATAATAAAAGTAATAGATTTGGAAGATTTGCAAAAAACTAGCAAAGCAACAAAAATTCTGGTTTAAAAAATGGTTAGCAATTTTTGAGTTCACCTTCCAGTAACAGTTGTAGTTAGTGAGTTACGGCTTTGAGCTTTCATCCTTGGCTCACCAGAGATAGTCTTAACATTTTCTTTGACAACTGTTATTCATTAAAAAGGAACACAATGAGATAAACAGATCTTTATCAGTACTTTTTTATGCGGTGACAAGAAATACAGATACTTACGCTTCTTTGAAATCTGATCTGTATCTTTGGTTGAATCTAGAGCTACGATTTCCTGTTTCGCACAAAATCAGACCTTAACTTCTCTTAAAAATATTGGCACAGGAATTGTCACCCAATTCTTGATACTGCTTTAGACCATTTTAGTCTTTCATAACTTGGTTCAATTGAAGTGAAACTCCGGGTTGCTAAAAGCTCAATTTGAGAATTATTAACCATATCCAAATTCATCTATGCATGTAAACTAATCTAATGGGAACAGATTTGTAATGATATTCATTAGCATACCGCAGAAAGTTTGCTTGACAAACTACTGTCCCTCTTTCCCAAATCAACAGCACCACTGCGAGACAGATACCAACAGAAAGCAAATGAATCACACCAATGAATAAACATGTATCAGGACACAttctaacaaaaaaataaaaaaattgtggaTAATCAAAGCAACACAGGGAAAGGTTAATACAGTTTCAAGAGTTGAAAGTTACACTAACCTTTTCTGAAGCAACACCAACTTGTCTTTGCCCTTCCTGTAGAGAGATGGTAATCAGAAATATGAAAATCTTAATTAGATTAGACAGAGGAACTAAATGATCAAATCCCTAAGATTTCTTCTTtcatctctttcttactttatttgttCTCTGTTTGAGATAAAAACAATCTAAATCGATGCATTTGACAGATCACTTGAAGATTGTTCAGATATATATTAGGGCAATAGCCATTTAAGTCAGCTTTTCATCATACACTCCTTCAAACAATAATGAGAGAAATCTCCTACATGTAAATAGTAGTATTGTCTGGATGCTGAAAATCTAAACTACTTACCCAGATTTAGAGCTTTTTCCTTGGTCAGTTTTTGAAAAGGTGCAGTTCCCATTGCCAATATCAGACAAAACTTTCCTTTCAACTCTAGAAGTCACTGCGGGATGCACCAATTATTCAGAATACAAACACATGATTACTCGGTATTCTATACAGACTTAGTGAGACTTACAAGATTTAAATGGTTTACTTTTTTCCTTCTTCGAATTCTTAACACCACTCTATAAACAGACAAGAAAGATAAATTCTCAGAATAATCAGTCCATAGTGAAAAATGGAAGCCCCACacataaaatcaagaaaaacaatTGAATAAAACAGGCTAACCTTTGAATCATTGGCATTTAGAACATAACCTCCAGTTTTACACGTAGCAGACTGTCTTCTGCATATTAACATATAGATAGAAATTAGAAAACAAAAAACCTTaatcaaaacagaaaaataacAGACACTTACTTGGTTCGATTGTTAAGAGTGTCAACTTCCACATAAATCTTGAAATTACTTACTTCTCCTACTTGAGAATGAGGAACATACTGAGTCAGCACTAAATCGAAATTTTGGGGAACATAGCAACTCAATGACTTAAAACAGAAATTACCGGGCTTGCTCATCTTTGGTTTATCTGCCGTTTTCTCTGTAAGAGTATCCAATCTACCCTAAATTGGTAAAAACATCAACAATTAAGTTTCTCTACCGTCAATAAAATcacaaatcaattaattaaaaaatgaactTAACTCCTCACGCCAACGAGAGAGTAAATTTATAATTCTGCGGTGAAACAAAATTAGGAGTGTAACCTTAACAGCCACCATATCTTTCTTCAATCGAACTGCCTCTGCAAATGGAGTGAACGGTTAACTTTTTTCTTCCGATTCTGAACTTCTGGACTCCTCGCAATGTACTTAGGATTCTTCACGATTCTTCCATAAATCTTTGTAGTTTACTTACTCCTCTGTTACAAA
Proteins encoded in this window:
- the LOC121741598 gene encoding putative cyclin-B3-1 isoform X2, with translation MVAVKGRLDTLTEKTADKPKMSKPGEVSNFKIYVEVDTLNNRTKRQSATCKTGGYVLNANDSKSGVKNSKKEKSKPFKSLTSRVERKVLSDIGNGNCTFSKTDQGKSSKSGKGKDKLVLLQKSGAVDLGKRDSSLSSKLSAEIVALDSTKDTDQISKKLVKENVKTISGEPRMKAQSRNSLTTTVTGRKSVRNTILTRKSLPAIKQASRVETSGTTKGNSERSSNFRVKYGFPVNTNSRASVAPKPSNPSRRPWGSRVSDGFRSMPPRAETKVEAGVRSRKSIKLTGERTITALSTRRNLKPIQITTVKKVTSRLGDLSKRKEDKVSVSKNIPSVVSQVEPVHEEDISSTSVQRRRSDRRNSFISSLMSRSKLLKECSKVTPLETLPDIYDDHNHLEVSDYVDDIYEYYWVMEAQNPSLKTYLETQKDIAPQMRGILINWLIEVHQRFELMEETLFLTVTLLDRYLSIDCIKKSEMQLVGLTALLLASKYEDFWHPRVTDLISISAESYTKDQMLKMEKTILKKLKFRLNQPTAYVFMLRFLKAAQSDTKLERFAFYLIELCLVEYEALNYKPSMLCASAIFVARCTMGLSPRWTPLLTKHTRYEESQIRGCAEMILKFHKAAKTSVLKVTSEKYAKLDRSKVSATIKPLDRLPS
- the LOC121741598 gene encoding putative cyclin-B3-1 isoform X1, which translates into the protein MVAVKGRLDTLTEKTADKPKMSKPVGEVSNFKIYVEVDTLNNRTKRQSATCKTGGYVLNANDSKSGVKNSKKEKSKPFKSLTSRVERKVLSDIGNGNCTFSKTDQGKSSKSGKGKDKLVLLQKSGAVDLGKRDSSLSSKLSAEIVALDSTKDTDQISKKLVKENVKTISGEPRMKAQSRNSLTTTVTGRKSVRNTILTRKSLPAIKQASRVETSGTTKGNSERSSNFRVKYGFPVNTNSRASVAPKPSNPSRRPWGSRVSDGFRSMPPRAETKVEAGVRSRKSIKLTGERTITALSTRRNLKPIQITTVKKVTSRLGDLSKRKEDKVSVSKNIPSVVSQVEPVHEEDISSTSVQRRRSDRRNSFISSLMSRSKLLKECSKVTPLETLPDIYDDHNHLEVSDYVDDIYEYYWVMEAQNPSLKTYLETQKDIAPQMRGILINWLIEVHQRFELMEETLFLTVTLLDRYLSIDCIKKSEMQLVGLTALLLASKYEDFWHPRVTDLISISAESYTKDQMLKMEKTILKKLKFRLNQPTAYVFMLRFLKAAQSDTKLERFAFYLIELCLVEYEALNYKPSMLCASAIFVARCTMGLSPRWTPLLTKHTRYEESQIRGCAEMILKFHKAAKTSVLKVTSEKYAKLDRSKVSATIKPLDRLPS